The region CAGCCCCAACGCGGGGATCGACAAGGAAGGACACCACGGCAACATCGATGCGATCTACGCCGGCGCCGTCGACGGGAAGAACCACACGGGCACCGGGCTAAGGTATCGCGTTCGAGAAAACAACCAGACCTCGTTGGCGGTCGAACTCGGCCGCCCCGTCGGGCCCGGCGAATCGATCACCGTGACGGTCGAAGGCTCGATCCGGCTGCCGAACAAACAGGGCCGGTGGGGGCACTGGGCCGGGATCACCTACCTGACCAACGCCCTCCCGGTGGTGGCGTATTACGACGACGGCGGGTGGCACGACGCCCCGTTCATTCCCTGGCACCAACCGTTCTGGAACGAGGCGGGTAAGTACACGGGCACGATCGTCGTGCCGGACGCCCAGAAGGTCGCGTGTTCAGCCGGGCTCGCGTCCGAAACCCCGCTGCCGGGCGGGTGGAAGCAAATCACCATCGCGCCGTTCGTCGGCCGCGACTTCGCGATTTTATGCAGCGCCGATTACCAGGAATTTAAAACCTCCGTTCACGTCCCGGACGGCCGCGACATTACGCTCCGCTGTCTCGCCCTCCCACGGCACGAGTTTTACGCCAACGAGATCCTGCGCATCGTCGGCGAGGCGATCCCGACCTATTGCAAGTGGTTCGGCCCGTTCCCGTACGACCAGTTCACCATCGCCGAATCGTACTTCGGGTGGAACGGGAACGAGTGCGCCGGCCTCGTCATGATCGACGAGCGGGTGTTCGACATGCCCAAGCTGGCTGTCGGGTACGTCGAGTACCTCGTGTCGCACGAGACCTGCCACCAGTGGTGGTACGACCAGGTCGGCACGAACGGGTATTCCGAGACGTTCATGGACGAAGGGGCGGCGACCTATTTCACGCACCGCCTCCTCGACTGCAAGCACGGAAAGAACAACCCCTTCCTGAACTGGCCGGACGGGCTGAAGTGGCTGCCGAACATCAACCGGGAGAACTACCGGTACGCGAGTCTCTACGGCGCGATCCGCCGCGGCGACGCCCCGCCCGCGGCCGGCGACCTGCCCGAGTTCGGCCACCTCATCGGCCTGTTCAGCGGTGCGTACGACCGCGGGTCCAAGGTCTTCGGCATGATCGAGAACCGCCTCGGGGAAGACGCGTTCTTCGATTTCAACCGGGCGCTCGTGAAAAAATATTCGTTCGGCATGCTCCAGGCGCGGGACTTAAAGAGAGAACTGATCGCGTACACCGGCCCCCAGACGGCCGCGGCGTGGGACGACTTTTTCGAGAAATGGGTGTACGGCCGCGGGCTGACCGACTGGTCCGTGGACAAGGTTCGCTTCCCCGCGCGGGACCCGCCGCGGCAACTACGGCCGGAGATTCTCGCACCCGCGGGCAACCCCACTAACGGCGTGCGGGTCGAAGTGCAGGTTTCACAGCGCCGCGAGATCGACGAGCCCACGGTCGTCGGCTTCCAGTTGGCGCCCGGCGACGGGTTCCCCGTGCGCATACCGATCGGGCCGTCCCAGGAACCGATGCGCGGGGCCGAATACGACGCGGAGGTGGTCCCGAACGGCCCCGGCCGGTGGACCGTCCGCGTCACCCTCCCGTCCCGGCCGACGCAAATCTCCATCGACCCGGACCGCGTCCTGCTCGACGCGAACCCGGGCGACAACCAGTGGATTCGGACGCCGAGGGTCGACATCGTTCCGCTGTCCGACATGCTGAACGAGACGGACCTGACCAGCGACTACGACCGGTGGAACATTACCGCCGGCCCGTGGATTTACGGCAACTCGTACTACGACCCGTGGTACACCCGAACGACGACGGCCGGGGCCCGCATCGGGGCCTACCGGACACAAGAGTACAACGGCGGCTTGTACGTCGGGTATCGTCCCGACTACCAGGACGTGGTCGTCGGGACGGACGGCCTGTTCGACCACATTCCGTTCCCCCGGACCCAGATCGGGTACAACTTCGAGCAGCGGGTCGGTGGGCCGTTCGTGAACACGAACGGCGAGCAGTCGGCGACCCGCGGCGTGGTTTTCGGACGGTACATCCTCAACTACAGCAGCAGCCTGTACCTGCCCCCGGTCAGCTACGTCGACCTCTACACCGAGTACCAGGACAACTTCCTCCCCTACGCCCGGAATAACGCGGCGGGGGCGATCCGGCCGGATTGGTCGCAGCTCACCGGCCTCCACTACCGCCTCAATTTGTACACGCCGTATTGGGATCCGGAGCGCGGGTTCTGGGTCGATTTGTTCTACGGCGGCGGGGTCGCGCAACTCGACTCGCGCCAGACCACCCACCAACTCCGCGGCGAACTGGCCGGGGTCCACAAACTCCCGGACGGCCTGGGGTTCTGGTCGGACGTCAAACTGGCCGGGCGGGTGGTGGCGCAGGGGGCGGTGCCGGACAAGGGCGAGTTTTACGCGCTCGGCGGCAGCAACCTGTTCCGCGGGT is a window of Fimbriiglobus ruber DNA encoding:
- a CDS encoding M1 family aminopeptidase, encoding MFRIGATILATIFSAGAAVATAPVPVPDYLPRYDLHVVMDLPQEKATFRQTITWTNHSQLPTDILVLNFYPLYRIPPGGDLLFAKTLELLRLSPNAGIDKEGHHGNIDAIYAGAVDGKNHTGTGLRYRVRENNQTSLAVELGRPVGPGESITVTVEGSIRLPNKQGRWGHWAGITYLTNALPVVAYYDDGGWHDAPFIPWHQPFWNEAGKYTGTIVVPDAQKVACSAGLASETPLPGGWKQITIAPFVGRDFAILCSADYQEFKTSVHVPDGRDITLRCLALPRHEFYANEILRIVGEAIPTYCKWFGPFPYDQFTIAESYFGWNGNECAGLVMIDERVFDMPKLAVGYVEYLVSHETCHQWWYDQVGTNGYSETFMDEGAATYFTHRLLDCKHGKNNPFLNWPDGLKWLPNINRENYRYASLYGAIRRGDAPPAAGDLPEFGHLIGLFSGAYDRGSKVFGMIENRLGEDAFFDFNRALVKKYSFGMLQARDLKRELIAYTGPQTAAAWDDFFEKWVYGRGLTDWSVDKVRFPARDPPRQLRPEILAPAGNPTNGVRVEVQVSQRREIDEPTVVGFQLAPGDGFPVRIPIGPSQEPMRGAEYDAEVVPNGPGRWTVRVTLPSRPTQISIDPDRVLLDANPGDNQWIRTPRVDIVPLSDMLNETDLTSDYDRWNITAGPWIYGNSYYDPWYTRTTTAGARIGAYRTQEYNGGLYVGYRPDYQDVVVGTDGLFDHIPFPRTQIGYNFEQRVGGPFVNTNGEQSATRGVVFGRYILNYSSSLYLPPVSYVDLYTEYQDNFLPYARNNAAGAIRPDWSQLTGLHYRLNLYTPYWDPERGFWVDLFYGGGVAQLDSRQTTHQLRGELAGVHKLPDGLGFWSDVKLAGRVVAQGAVPDKGEFYALGGSNLFRGFDLAERQGSALWVANAEVRVPILRDMHANFLDSTVGARNLTLAGFYDVGNIYANGQSVNGTAHALGVGFRLDMAVFSFIERATLRFDIAKTINAATPVQFWFGVQHPF